One genomic region from Salvelinus fontinalis isolate EN_2023a chromosome 18, ASM2944872v1, whole genome shotgun sequence encodes:
- the LOC129815520 gene encoding beta-1,4 N-acetylgalactosaminyltransferase 1-like, producing MADRRRLLSEWIQAVGMRSLRKTVLLAIVASVVLVVALLHSWPTRAYTTVDVWQRPGPAVERHLEERFPEPDHRSANIPYRVKESIAGLLARNGCVCEGESGGMNLPFAQLLFPRVSAHPMHTAFEASELEEMKKRRAKEYQGFQMRSQTLADMLIVAEANNPLQYPTQGMEVRPLKTILIPGLAVQDHPKELYTVNFTSTLGTLNVAAEVEGVKVKGDGEMHMTLTSSLLSNLNRQLQFVTYTNTLFHPSTADTVQFETEGHQAMFTIKVRHGVTPKLYNTGPKGEYNISALVTIATKTFMRYDKLQGLIDSVRKYYSSVTIVIADDSENPKTVSGPYIEHYIMPFGKGWFAGRNLAVSQVTTKYVLWVDDDFIFTANTKLEKLVDVLERTTLDLVGGAVREATGYTATYRQTISIEPGEEEGDCLHMRRGFHHIIQGFPNCVVTDGVINFFLARTDKIQQVGFDPRLARVAHLEFFIDGLGSLHVGSCDDVIVNHATKIKLPWVSQSESDKTYAKFRYPPASSDATHTKNGLLYFKNRFQCLTHN from the exons ATGGCCGACAGGAGACGTCTTCTCTCTGAGTGGATACAGGCAGTAGG GATGCGTTCCTTAAGGAAGACAGTGTTGTTGGCCATTGTGGCAtctgtggtgttggtggtggccctcctccattcctgGCCCACCCGGGCCTACACCACCGTGGATGTCTGGCAGAGACCAGGGCCTGCAGTAGAGAGGCACCTGGAGGAGAGGTTCCCAGAACCAGACCACAGATCTGCCAACATCCCCTATCGCGTGAAGGAGAGTATTGCAGG tctgttggcacgtaacgggtgtgtgtgtgaaggtgagAGTGGGGGGATGAACCTGCCCTTTGCCCAGCTGCTGTTCCCCCGGGTGTCAGCCCACCCCATGCACACTGCATTTGAGGCATCTGAGCTGGAAGAGATGAAGAAACGAAGGGCCAAGGAGTACCAGGGCTTCCAGATGAG GTCTCAGACTCTTGCAGATATGCTCATCGTGGCCGAGGCCAACAATCCTCTGCAGTACCCAACACAGGGGATGGAAGTACGGCCGCTCAAAACCATCCTCATCCCAG GACTTGCAGTACAAGACCATCCCAAAGAGCTGTACACA gTCAACTTCACCTCTACCCTGGGAACGTTAAACGTGGCAGCGGAggttgagggggtaaaggtcaaAGGTGACGGGGAGATGCACATGACCCTGACCAGCAGCCTGCTGTCCAATTTGAACCGGCAGCTACAGTTTGTCACCTATACCAACACACTGTTCCACCCTAGTACAGCAGACACAG TGCAGTTTGAGACAGAGGGTCACCAAGCCATGTTTACTATCAAGGTCCGTCATGGTGTAACTCCAAAACTCTACAACACGGGACCCAAAGGGG AATACAACATCAGTGCCCTTGTTACCATAGCAACCAAAACCTTCATGCGCTATGACAAGCTCCAAGGTCTCATCGACAGTGTGCGAAAATACTATTCCTCTGTCACCATAGTAATAGCTGATGACAGTGAAAACCCAAAGACAGTCTCTGGCCCCTACATCGAACATTACATCATGCCATTTGGaaag GGCTGGTTTGCAGGACGGAACCTAGCCGTTTCCCAGGTGACTACCAAGTATGTGCTGTGGGTGGACGATGACTTCATCTTCACGGCCAACACCAAGCTGGAGAAGCTGGTGGACGTCCTGGAGAGGACTACCCTGGACCTG GTGGGTGGTGCAGTGCGGGAGGCCACTGGCTATACTGCCACCTACAGGCAGACCATCTCCATTGAgccaggggaggaggagggtgactGCTTGCATATGCGGAGGGGCTTCCACCACATCATCCAGGGCTTTCCAAACTGCGTAGTCACGGACGGGGTCATCAACTTCTTCCTGGCCCGCACAGACAAAATCCAGCAAGTGGGCTTTGACCCCCGTCTGGCCAGAGTGGCCCACCTGG AGTTTTTCATCGATGGCCTTGGCTCGCTTCACGTGGGATCCTGTGATGATGTCATCGTCAACCACGCCACCAAGATCAAGCTTCCCTGGGTCAGCCAATCAGAGAGTGACAAGACGTATGCCAAGTTCCGCTACCCACCAGCCTCCTCGGATGCCACACACACCAAAAACGGCCTCCTCTATTTCAAGAACCGCTTCCAGTGTTTGACTCACAATTAA